A genomic stretch from Deltaproteobacteria bacterium includes:
- the speD gene encoding adenosylmethionine decarboxylase — protein MKPTGTQLVAEFFNCSKDIINDREAIEQVLRDGIGRSGIDLISINSHCYDPIGITSIAVISESHVAIHTYPEARHASIDIFTCSRNEGCSLKILEFFKERLAPRTTRTAEISRGNPIEVTNTNWITDDTGSAGFDIRYHIEREIFSKKSKYQDILIIENESFGRMLFLDNDLQIAEHDAHLYNSSMVRPLMKPGLSLDHVAILGGGDGGVLREVLKLNPSRVTLIDIDEEVVTACRTHLSAVCGNAFDDARTEVIYDDAFRFLDQDRRYDALIYDLTMHPEAFIDMDREEYLDLIFGKTSKALKQGGALSAQCCSGHDHETREISERILTKHFSDVTFSSTFIPSYCSPWVYASATRK, from the coding sequence ATGAAGCCCACGGGTACACAGCTCGTCGCCGAATTCTTCAATTGCTCCAAGGACATCATTAACGACCGGGAAGCCATCGAACAGGTCCTGCGTGACGGCATCGGCAGGTCCGGTATCGACCTCATCAGCATCAACAGTCACTGTTACGACCCCATCGGAATCACATCGATAGCCGTCATCAGCGAATCGCACGTGGCTATCCATACCTACCCGGAAGCCCGCCACGCATCCATCGACATATTCACCTGCTCCCGGAATGAAGGATGCTCCCTGAAAATACTTGAATTCTTCAAGGAGCGCCTTGCCCCGCGAACAACGAGAACAGCTGAAATATCCCGGGGAAACCCCATAGAAGTGACCAACACCAACTGGATAACCGATGATACCGGGTCCGCGGGCTTCGATATCCGCTACCACATTGAACGGGAGATATTCAGCAAGAAATCGAAGTACCAGGATATATTGATCATAGAAAATGAAAGTTTCGGAAGGATGCTTTTTCTCGACAACGATCTCCAGATAGCCGAGCATGATGCCCATCTGTACAATTCAAGCATGGTAAGGCCTCTTATGAAACCGGGCCTGTCCCTTGACCATGTCGCGATACTTGGGGGCGGCGACGGCGGGGTGCTTCGGGAGGTCCTGAAACTGAACCCCTCGCGGGTGACCCTGATCGACATCGATGAAGAAGTTGTGACGGCCTGCCGCACCCACTTGAGCGCGGTCTGCGGTAATGCCTTCGATGACGCTCGGACGGAGGTTATCTACGACGACGCATTCAGGTTCCTTGATCAGGACCGGCGTTACGATGCCCTTATTTATGACCTGACGATGCACCCGGAAGCTTTTATCGACATGGATCGTGAAGAGTATCTCGATCTGATCTTCGGGAAAACGTCAAAGGCCCTGAAACAGGGAGGTGCCTTATCTGCGCAATGCTGCTCGGGTCACGACCATGAGACACGGGAAATCTCGGAACGGATCCTGACGAAACATTTCTCGGATGTGACCTTTTCCAGCACCTTCATACCTTCCTACTGCTCCCCCTGGGTCTACGCGAGCGCGACCAGGAAGTGA
- a CDS encoding F0F1 ATP synthase subunit epsilon, whose protein sequence is MADELTLEVVTPERQVFSDTVEEVTIPGSEGEFGVLVGHVPLLSAVNYGEVNFTKEHKKHYYAVGTGYVEVTDVKVTLLVESADEAGEINIEKARKEKEEAESQLTKLGKDDPQFEKTVNALKRAEVKLKVAEKV, encoded by the coding sequence ATGGCGGATGAGCTGACATTAGAAGTCGTAACCCCGGAACGGCAGGTCTTCAGCGATACCGTTGAGGAAGTGACCATACCGGGATCAGAAGGGGAATTCGGGGTGCTCGTCGGGCACGTCCCCCTTTTGAGCGCCGTTAATTATGGTGAGGTGAATTTTACCAAGGAACATAAGAAGCATTACTATGCTGTCGGAACCGGCTATGTGGAAGTGACCGATGTGAAGGTGACGCTTCTTGTGGAATCGGCGGATGAAGCCGGTGAGATCAACATAGAGAAAGCACGGAAAGAAAAGGAAGAAGCCGAGAGCCAGTTGACGAAACTGGGTAAAGATGATCCGCAGTTTGAAAAAACGGTGAATGCCCTGAAGAGAGCTGAAGTTAAACTGAAAGTGGCCGAAAAAGTGTAA
- a CDS encoding DNA polymerase IV: protein MNIFGLHSWPRAVLHCDGDAFFTSCEEAIHPELRGKPLITGGERGIVACANYVAKDRGVKRGVPLYQARKLCPELVILPSDYETYSLFSKGMFNIIRRFTPQVEEYSIDEAFADITGLRRVFHTSYEGIALAVKNEIRRELGISVTAGLSTTKVLAKIASKYRKPDGFTVIPGRSIASYLEKVPVDTVWGVGHATTQHLRKLGVRTALDFARLPEELMRRRFTKPTREIWRELRGEPVYPVEAAEKTSYASISKMKTFAPPTEDADYLFAHLMRNLESACIKARRYRLAPVKIAAVMKENNFSTSCAEAKLNRPSARPLELSRLLRELFETLYRGNRLYRATGVVLLELIEDNHIQYSLFESPLRIEKIENLYAATDVLSEKYGKHTLHLGGSHLLELIGTGKRGAPTVRQQTRFTGETRRKHLGLPILHVNV, encoded by the coding sequence ATGAACATCTTCGGTCTTCATTCCTGGCCCCGTGCCGTTCTTCACTGTGACGGGGATGCCTTTTTCACCTCCTGCGAGGAGGCCATCCACCCCGAGTTGCGGGGGAAACCGCTCATTACGGGCGGCGAGCGGGGGATCGTGGCCTGTGCCAACTACGTGGCGAAGGACCGGGGCGTCAAGCGGGGCGTTCCCCTCTACCAGGCCAGAAAACTCTGCCCTGAACTGGTCATTCTCCCCTCCGATTACGAAACCTACAGTCTCTTTTCAAAGGGAATGTTCAACATCATCCGCCGGTTCACTCCCCAAGTCGAGGAATACTCCATCGACGAAGCCTTCGCCGACATTACCGGCCTGCGGCGGGTCTTTCACACATCCTACGAAGGTATCGCCCTGGCCGTGAAGAATGAAATCCGGCGGGAACTGGGCATCAGTGTAACGGCGGGGCTGAGCACCACGAAAGTGCTGGCCAAGATCGCCTCCAAATACCGGAAGCCCGACGGTTTCACGGTCATCCCGGGCAGGAGCATCGCTTCATACCTGGAGAAGGTTCCCGTGGACACCGTATGGGGGGTCGGCCACGCCACGACCCAGCACCTGCGGAAGCTGGGCGTTCGAACAGCCCTCGATTTCGCCAGGCTCCCCGAAGAACTGATGAGAAGGCGTTTCACCAAGCCGACCCGGGAGATATGGCGGGAACTGCGCGGGGAGCCGGTCTATCCCGTCGAGGCGGCGGAAAAAACCTCCTACGCATCGATCAGCAAGATGAAGACCTTCGCGCCGCCGACGGAAGATGCCGATTACCTTTTCGCGCACCTTATGAGAAACCTTGAGTCGGCCTGCATCAAGGCCCGCCGGTACCGCCTGGCGCCGGTCAAGATCGCCGCGGTGATGAAGGAAAACAATTTTTCCACGAGCTGCGCCGAGGCAAAGCTGAATCGTCCCTCGGCCCGTCCCCTCGAACTTTCACGGTTGCTCCGGGAACTTTTTGAAACGCTCTATCGAGGAAACCGTCTCTACCGGGCGACTGGCGTCGTTCTCCTGGAGCTCATAGAAGATAATCATATCCAGTATTCCCTTTTCGAGAGCCCCCTGAGAATCGAGAAGATAGAAAACCTGTACGCGGCGACCGACGTCCTTTCGGAAAAGTACGGAAAGCATACCCTTCACCTCGGCGGGTCCCATCTGCTGGAACTGATCGGAACGGGCAAACGGGGAGCTCCCACGGTCCGGCAGCAGACACGATTCACGGGGGAAACGCGACGAAAACACCTCGGCCTTCCCATACTTCATGTAAACGTGTGA
- the atpG gene encoding ATP synthase F1 subunit gamma — protein MAESLRDLRRQVQAVEKTKQITRAMNMVAASKLKSAQLRMENYRPYATKLLEVLNSLALRVESVASPLLAVREPKKVRVIMMTSDRGLCGGFNTNVIKAVEGFIKYRSSQGQEVSLVTVGRKGRDYYRKKANIVGQYTDVLGSFNMDIALTIGEELIGSFVSEEYDELYVAYSEFKNVASQKPVITRLLPISSIEESEEGDSERLLGYVYEPSEEELLTHLIPVYVRVLIFRALLETSAGEHGARMVAMDNATSNCKEMIESLTLQMNKARQAAITAELMDIVGGTEALAQAK, from the coding sequence ATGGCTGAATCGTTACGAGACCTCAGAAGACAGGTTCAGGCTGTCGAGAAAACAAAGCAGATAACACGCGCCATGAACATGGTGGCGGCGTCAAAATTGAAATCGGCTCAGCTGAGAATGGAAAATTACCGGCCCTATGCGACGAAGCTTCTCGAAGTCCTGAACAGCCTGGCGCTCAGGGTCGAATCGGTGGCAAGTCCCCTGCTTGCCGTGCGTGAACCCAAGAAGGTCCGGGTGATTATGATGACATCGGATCGCGGGCTCTGCGGCGGTTTCAATACGAACGTCATCAAGGCCGTGGAAGGGTTCATCAAATACCGGTCATCCCAGGGGCAGGAAGTGTCGCTGGTGACGGTCGGCAGAAAGGGCAGGGATTACTACAGAAAGAAAGCGAACATCGTTGGGCAGTATACCGACGTGCTGGGAAGTTTCAACATGGACATTGCACTGACCATCGGCGAAGAGCTTATCGGCTCCTTCGTGTCCGAGGAATATGATGAGCTGTATGTCGCATACAGTGAGTTCAAGAATGTTGCTTCTCAGAAGCCGGTTATCACCCGGCTGCTTCCCATATCATCGATCGAAGAGAGTGAGGAAGGAGATTCGGAGCGACTGCTGGGATATGTGTACGAGCCCTCCGAGGAGGAATTGCTGACCCACCTCATTCCCGTGTATGTGAGGGTCCTGATATTCCGGGCCCTGCTGGAAACATCGGCAGGCGAGCACGGGGCGAGAATGGTCGCCATGGACAATGCGACCAGTAACTGCAAGGAAATGATTGAAAGTCTGACCCTGCAGATGAACAAGGCGCGGCAGGCCGCTATCACGGCTGAACTGATGGATATCGTCGGTGGAACGGAGGCTCTGGCTCAGGCGAAGTGA
- a CDS encoding F0F1 ATP synthase subunit alpha: MEAIRAEEITQIISKQIKEYEKKLDISETGTVLSVGDGIARVYGVENAMAMELLEFPGGILGMVLNLERDNVGVAILGEDIHIKEGDIVKRTGRIAEIPVGEGVLGRVIDATGQPLDGKGPIEAAEMRRIEMVAPGVIQRQPVKQPMYTGLKAIDAMTPIGRGQRELIIGDRQIGKTAICVDAIIRQKDTGIKCIYVAIGQKKSTVAQVVEALRRNDAMDYTCVVAACASDPGTLQYISAFGGCSIGEYFRDNGQDALIIYDDLSKQAVAYRQISLLLRRPPGREAFPGDIFYNHSRLLERAAKLNDELGAGTLTALPIIETQAGDVSAFIPTNVISITDGQVYLEPSLFYSGVRPAINVGLSVSRVGGAAQVKAMKQVAGTMKLDLAQYRELASFAQFGSDLDKATQAQLDRGIRLVELLKQPQYRPMSLSEEVVVLFAGVRGFVDKYPVEKIQEYEKQLLSYVSGKYPEVLKEIDEKQIISAELEDKMRDVMKEFDSVFAAQ, from the coding sequence ATGGAGGCAATCAGGGCAGAGGAAATAACCCAAATAATTTCCAAGCAGATAAAGGAATACGAGAAGAAACTCGATATCAGTGAGACCGGTACCGTTCTGTCTGTCGGAGACGGTATCGCCCGTGTCTATGGTGTGGAAAACGCCATGGCCATGGAGCTTCTGGAATTCCCCGGCGGCATCCTTGGCATGGTCCTCAACCTTGAGCGTGATAACGTCGGTGTCGCCATTCTGGGTGAAGACATCCACATCAAGGAAGGAGACATCGTCAAACGAACGGGAAGGATTGCGGAGATTCCCGTGGGAGAGGGTGTTCTCGGGCGTGTCATCGACGCAACGGGACAGCCCCTTGACGGAAAAGGTCCCATCGAAGCCGCCGAAATGCGGAGAATAGAAATGGTGGCCCCCGGTGTTATCCAGAGACAGCCCGTCAAGCAGCCCATGTACACGGGATTGAAAGCCATCGACGCCATGACGCCCATCGGACGGGGACAGCGTGAGCTTATCATCGGTGACCGCCAGATCGGGAAGACCGCCATCTGCGTCGATGCCATCATTCGCCAGAAGGACACGGGGATCAAGTGCATCTATGTCGCCATCGGCCAGAAAAAGTCGACCGTTGCCCAGGTGGTCGAGGCATTGCGGAGAAATGACGCCATGGATTATACCTGCGTTGTCGCGGCCTGCGCAAGCGACCCCGGAACATTGCAGTATATTTCTGCCTTCGGCGGATGCAGTATCGGTGAATACTTCAGAGACAACGGGCAGGACGCCCTGATCATCTATGACGACCTTTCCAAGCAGGCCGTCGCCTACCGGCAGATCTCTCTGCTGCTGAGACGTCCTCCCGGACGCGAGGCCTTCCCCGGCGATATTTTCTACAACCATTCGCGGCTTCTCGAACGGGCGGCGAAACTGAACGACGAACTCGGTGCGGGGACGCTGACGGCGCTTCCCATTATCGAGACGCAGGCGGGCGACGTGTCGGCCTTTATTCCTACCAACGTTATTTCGATCACCGACGGCCAGGTGTACCTCGAACCGAGCCTTTTCTACTCCGGTGTGCGGCCGGCCATCAACGTCGGTCTTTCCGTTTCCCGTGTCGGCGGCGCGGCACAGGTGAAGGCGATGAAGCAGGTCGCCGGGACCATGAAGCTGGACCTTGCCCAGTACCGGGAACTGGCATCCTTCGCCCAGTTCGGAAGCGACCTCGACAAGGCGACGCAGGCGCAGCTCGACCGTGGTATCAGGCTGGTAGAACTGCTCAAGCAGCCCCAGTATCGCCCCATGTCCTTGTCCGAGGAGGTCGTTGTGCTTTTCGCGGGCGTCAGGGGATTCGTCGACAAGTATCCCGTTGAGAAGATCCAGGAGTATGAGAAACAGCTGCTTAGTTACGTGTCGGGCAAGTACCCTGAGGTACTGAAGGAAATCGATGAGAAACAGATAATCAGCGCTGAACTGGAAGATAAGATGCGCGATGTCATGAAGGAATTTGATTCGGTATTTGCTGCTCAATAA
- a CDS encoding sodium:proton antiporter, with the protein MLVVSLYTAHPVLASVVEDASCPIGIGIGAVLPVWTVIPFAGILLSIALFPLAFPHFWHNHFGKISAFWALLFAVPFLYVYHMEALHQIFHIYLIDYIPFIILLWGLFTIAGGVVISGTLRGTPVLNTIMLLIGTVLASWVGTTGAAMVMIRPVLRANKYRLNKVHVVCFFIFLVANIGGSLTPLGDPPLFLGFLHNVPFFWVTTGILPHMLLTTAILLAMFFVIDTIYYRKEMKTGKLAVADDGEKAPVRVQGIYNFLFLGGVVGLVLMSGYWKPGHVMVMGVHMEYQNTVRDVGILIMGALSLFATPRELREANDFSWFPIIEVAKLFAGIFMTIIPALAILKAGSHGAMASLVALVKEPYHYYWVTGALSSFLDNAPTYLTFFNLALGKLGLTEPCVPAALAAGAETANPLFISYLKAISAGAVFMGANTYIGNAPNFMVKSIAEEAGINMPSFFGYMLKYSMPMLIPVFIIVTFVFF; encoded by the coding sequence ATGCTGGTTGTTTCTCTCTATACGGCGCACCCGGTGCTGGCAAGCGTCGTGGAGGATGCCTCCTGCCCGATTGGGATCGGTATCGGCGCCGTTCTGCCGGTCTGGACGGTTATTCCCTTTGCAGGAATTCTTCTGTCCATAGCGCTCTTCCCGCTTGCTTTCCCTCATTTCTGGCATAATCATTTCGGCAAAATCTCCGCCTTCTGGGCGCTCCTTTTCGCCGTACCCTTTCTGTACGTCTATCACATGGAGGCACTTCATCAGATATTTCATATCTATCTGATTGATTACATTCCCTTTATCATTCTGCTCTGGGGCCTGTTCACGATCGCCGGCGGTGTCGTGATCAGCGGGACGCTCAGGGGGACGCCCGTGCTAAACACCATCATGCTTCTCATCGGAACGGTCCTGGCTTCCTGGGTGGGAACGACGGGAGCGGCCATGGTCATGATACGGCCTGTGCTGCGGGCAAACAAATACCGGTTGAACAAGGTCCATGTGGTGTGTTTTTTCATTTTTCTCGTTGCCAATATCGGCGGTTCCCTCACACCGCTGGGTGATCCGCCGCTCTTTCTGGGTTTCCTGCATAACGTTCCCTTCTTCTGGGTGACCACGGGAATCCTGCCTCACATGCTTCTGACGACGGCGATCCTCCTGGCCATGTTCTTCGTGATCGACACCATCTATTACCGGAAAGAAATGAAGACAGGAAAACTGGCCGTCGCCGATGATGGAGAAAAAGCGCCGGTGCGGGTGCAGGGCATCTATAATTTTCTCTTTCTCGGTGGTGTCGTCGGGCTGGTCCTGATGAGCGGATACTGGAAGCCGGGACACGTCATGGTCATGGGCGTTCACATGGAATATCAAAACACGGTCCGTGACGTCGGTATTCTGATCATGGGGGCCCTGTCCCTTTTCGCTACGCCGAGGGAACTCAGGGAAGCCAACGATTTTTCCTGGTTTCCCATCATAGAAGTGGCCAAACTGTTCGCCGGCATTTTCATGACGATCATTCCCGCCCTGGCGATACTGAAGGCGGGCAGCCACGGGGCGATGGCGAGCCTGGTCGCGCTGGTGAAGGAACCCTATCACTACTACTGGGTGACGGGGGCGCTTTCATCGTTCCTGGACAATGCGCCGACCTATCTCACCTTCTTCAATCTCGCGCTGGGCAAGCTGGGGCTCACGGAACCCTGTGTGCCGGCGGCACTGGCGGCGGGGGCCGAAACGGCAAATCCCCTGTTCATCAGTTATCTGAAAGCAATCTCGGCAGGGGCCGTCTTCATGGGTGCCAACACATACATCGGGAACGCGCCGAACTTCATGGTGAAATCGATCGCCGAAGAAGCGGGAATCAATATGCCGAGTTTCTTCGGATACATGTTAAAATACTCCATGCCCATGCTGATCCCGGTTTTCATCATAGTGACCTTCGTGTTTTTCTGA
- a CDS encoding F0F1 ATP synthase subunit delta: MIGSDIANRYARALFEIAREEDALEKTYSELQQFSSILHDNENLREFLANPIFDLNDKKSVVIELLEKMKISLMTANFLKLLVDKRRIDTLPEIEACFRTYVDDVLNKARVNVSTAFPLTNELTERIKTQLEKMTGKTIEMDVHEDTTLVGGIVVRIGDTLYDGSIRAQLNSIRELIREEI; this comes from the coding sequence TTGATTGGGAGCGATATTGCAAACCGGTATGCCAGGGCACTGTTCGAGATAGCGCGGGAAGAAGATGCGCTGGAGAAGACCTACAGCGAATTACAACAATTCTCCTCCATTCTTCACGATAATGAGAATCTGAGGGAATTCTTGGCAAATCCCATCTTTGACCTGAATGATAAAAAATCCGTTGTCATCGAACTTCTCGAAAAAATGAAAATTTCGCTTATGACGGCGAATTTTCTTAAACTGCTCGTCGACAAAAGGCGCATTGACACCCTGCCGGAAATAGAGGCCTGCTTCCGGACATACGTGGATGACGTTCTGAACAAGGCGCGTGTGAATGTGTCGACGGCATTTCCCCTGACGAATGAGCTGACCGAAAGAATCAAGACACAACTTGAAAAAATGACCGGCAAAACCATAGAGATGGACGTTCATGAAGACACCACGCTCGTCGGAGGAATTGTCGTCAGAATCGGTGATACGCTCTACGACGGGAGCATCAGGGCACAGTTAAACAGTATCAGGGAACTCATTAGGGAGGAAATATAG
- a CDS encoding long-chain fatty acid--CoA ligase yields MAKFEETSMGAVFQNRVEKYGNSPLVAYKNKAGVYEDISWNKMNEMVRNLGYFLISKGIKSGDKVALFSPNRYEWWIADLAILSVGAVNVPIYATNSAEESRYIIENSDSKMCFVATKEHMDKILEVKGKLPNLGEIISFDELDTPVPGVITLAEAMKEGSTYSDKEEFDRRIKATKLADLATIIYTSGTTGPPKGVMLSHNNFFSNCNQCYDVDPSTFQRENLNFLSFLPLAHSFERTVGYYLPLFTGKKVYFAEDFAKILENFQEVHPTCIVSVPRLYEKIHAGIVAKVSTAPPVKKALFNWAMGLAKKNLPYVCNDKPRTGLFAFQYNLADKLIFSKLKDALGMDRLEFAFSGGGPLAVTDAEFFLGMGIKVIEGFGLTETTPVVNANKPFKIKPGTVGPAVRDTSERIDEKSGEILIKGPQIMMGYYKNEEATKEAFTDDGYFKTGDIGEFDDEGYLKITGRIKDLIITSGGKNISPQNLENDMKASRFIEQVAVIGDNRKYLSALVVPNFEELEAWAKEQNISFGSRKELIENDAVRKLYEGEIKETTKNYARVEQIRKFSLLESEWSQETDELTPTLKVKRRVINQKYSTVIDDMYVGE; encoded by the coding sequence ATGGCCAAGTTTGAAGAAACGTCAATGGGTGCAGTCTTTCAGAACCGAGTGGAGAAATACGGAAACAGCCCTCTTGTCGCCTACAAGAACAAAGCCGGCGTTTACGAAGACATCTCATGGAACAAGATGAACGAGATGGTCCGCAACCTCGGGTATTTCCTCATCTCAAAGGGTATCAAGAGCGGTGACAAGGTCGCTCTCTTTTCTCCCAACAGATATGAATGGTGGATCGCCGACCTGGCGATCCTTTCCGTCGGCGCCGTGAACGTGCCAATCTACGCGACCAATTCAGCCGAAGAATCACGTTACATCATCGAGAACTCCGATTCAAAGATGTGTTTTGTGGCAACGAAGGAACACATGGATAAGATCCTGGAAGTGAAGGGTAAACTGCCGAACCTGGGTGAGATCATATCTTTCGACGAACTTGACACGCCGGTCCCGGGTGTCATTACCCTGGCCGAAGCGATGAAAGAGGGAAGCACATACTCGGACAAGGAAGAATTCGATCGCAGGATAAAGGCGACCAAGCTTGCCGATCTGGCAACCATCATCTACACCTCGGGAACCACCGGCCCGCCCAAAGGGGTTATGCTCTCCCATAACAACTTCTTCTCGAACTGCAACCAGTGCTACGATGTGGACCCGAGCACGTTCCAGAGGGAGAATCTGAATTTTCTCTCCTTCCTGCCGCTGGCCCATTCGTTTGAAAGGACCGTGGGCTACTACCTGCCCCTCTTTACGGGCAAGAAAGTGTACTTCGCCGAGGACTTCGCGAAGATACTTGAAAACTTCCAGGAAGTACACCCGACCTGCATTGTCAGTGTGCCGAGGCTCTACGAGAAAATCCACGCCGGTATCGTCGCCAAGGTCTCCACCGCGCCGCCTGTCAAGAAGGCGTTGTTCAACTGGGCCATGGGGCTTGCCAAAAAGAACCTGCCCTACGTATGCAATGACAAACCCCGCACAGGCCTCTTCGCGTTCCAATACAATCTTGCGGACAAGCTGATTTTCTCGAAATTGAAGGACGCTCTTGGAATGGACAGGCTTGAGTTCGCTTTTTCCGGCGGCGGCCCCCTTGCCGTGACAGACGCTGAATTCTTTCTCGGCATGGGCATCAAAGTCATCGAGGGATTCGGCCTCACCGAAACCACACCGGTGGTGAATGCCAACAAACCTTTCAAGATCAAGCCGGGCACCGTCGGGCCCGCCGTCAGGGACACCAGTGAACGCATCGACGAAAAAAGCGGTGAGATCCTCATCAAGGGTCCCCAGATCATGATGGGCTATTACAAGAACGAGGAAGCAACGAAAGAGGCCTTCACCGATGACGGTTACTTCAAGACCGGAGACATCGGCGAGTTCGACGATGAGGGATACCTGAAAATAACGGGCCGGATAAAGGACCTGATCATCACCTCTGGAGGGAAGAACATTTCACCTCAGAACCTCGAAAACGATATGAAGGCGTCACGATTCATCGAACAGGTGGCCGTGATCGGCGACAACCGGAAATACCTCTCCGCCCTCGTCGTTCCGAATTTCGAGGAGCTTGAAGCCTGGGCGAAGGAACAGAACATTTCCTTCGGCAGCCGCAAGGAACTTATTGAGAACGACGCTGTAAGAAAGCTCTACGAAGGAGAGATCAAGGAAACGACCAAAAACTACGCCCGTGTCGAGCAGATCAGAAAATTCAGTCTCCTGGAAAGCGAGTGGTCGCAGGAAACGGACGAACTCACGCCGACGTTGAAGGTAAAGCGGCGTGTCATCAACCAGAAATATTCCACGGTCATCGACGACATGTACGTGGGAGAGTAG
- the atpD gene encoding F0F1 ATP synthase subunit beta, with the protein MNIGKIVQVIGPVVDVEFQEGQLPSIMNAITITNPAINDEEDNLIVEVAQHLGDNVVRCIAMDVTDGLVRGMSAKDTDAPITVPVGKECLGRILNVVGRPVDGLGPVNIVNTAPIHRESPAFIEQDTSVHVLETGVKVIDLLVPFPRGGKMGMFGGAGVGKTVVMMEMIHNIAMHHGGISVFAGVGERTREGNDLYLEMKESGVIAQAALIYGQMTEPPGARARVALTALAAAEYFRDEEGQDVLLFIDNIFRFTQAGSEVSALLGRMPSAVGYQPTLATDLGELQERITSTTKGSITAVQCVYVPADDLTDPAPATTFAHLDGTVVLSRPIAELGIYPAVDPLDSTSRILDPNVLGEEHYQTAREVQVILQKYKDLQDIIAILGMDELSEEDKLTVSRARKIQRFLSQPFFVAAQFTGTDGKFVSVQDTVRGFREILDGKHDDLPEQAFYMVGGIEEVIEKAKRLEGE; encoded by the coding sequence ATGAATATTGGTAAGATTGTACAGGTCATTGGTCCCGTTGTCGACGTAGAGTTTCAGGAAGGTCAGCTTCCAAGCATCATGAACGCTATTACGATAACAAACCCGGCCATCAATGATGAAGAGGATAATCTGATTGTTGAGGTTGCGCAGCATCTTGGCGATAATGTTGTCCGCTGCATCGCCATGGACGTTACGGATGGTCTGGTACGCGGTATGTCCGCCAAGGATACGGATGCCCCGATCACCGTTCCCGTTGGAAAAGAATGCCTCGGGAGGATCCTGAACGTCGTCGGGCGACCCGTTGATGGTCTCGGACCGGTCAACATCGTCAATACGGCGCCGATTCACAGAGAATCCCCTGCCTTTATCGAGCAGGATACCTCGGTGCATGTTCTTGAAACGGGTGTCAAGGTCATCGATCTCCTCGTTCCCTTTCCCCGCGGCGGGAAGATGGGAATGTTCGGCGGTGCCGGTGTCGGTAAAACCGTCGTCATGATGGAGATGATCCATAATATCGCCATGCATCACGGCGGTATCTCCGTTTTTGCCGGTGTCGGTGAGCGAACCCGTGAAGGTAATGACCTGTATCTTGAGATGAAGGAATCAGGCGTTATCGCCCAGGCCGCTCTGATCTATGGTCAGATGACCGAACCTCCGGGAGCCCGCGCGCGAGTGGCCCTGACGGCTCTTGCCGCCGCCGAGTATTTCAGGGATGAAGAAGGCCAGGACGTGCTGCTCTTCATCGATAATATATTCAGATTTACCCAGGCCGGTTCCGAGGTTTCGGCCCTTCTGGGACGCATGCCCTCGGCCGTCGGTTATCAGCCCACACTGGCCACCGACCTCGGTGAACTCCAGGAACGGATCACATCGACCACAAAGGGTTCCATTACGGCCGTGCAGTGCGTGTACGTTCCCGCAGACGACCTGACGGACCCCGCGCCGGCCACGACGTTTGCCCATCTTGACGGTACGGTCGTTCTGTCCCGTCCCATCGCCGAGCTGGGTATCTATCCCGCAGTGGACCCCCTTGATTCAACCTCGAGAATCCTTGACCCCAACGTTCTTGGTGAAGAACACTACCAGACGGCACGGGAAGTCCAGGTTATCCTCCAGAAATATAAGGACCTTCAGGATATCATCGCGATACTCGGGATGGACGAGCTTTCGGAAGAGGACAAGCTGACGGTCAGCAGGGCGCGCAAGATCCAGCGTTTTCTGTCCCAGCCGTTCTTCGTTGCGGCTCAGTTCACCGGTACGGACGGCAAGTTCGTCTCCGTTCAGGACACGGTGCGCGGGTTCAGGGAGATCCTGGATGGAAAACATGATGACCTGCCGGAACAGGCCTTTTATATGGTCGGCGGCATCGAGGAAGTTATTGAAAAAGCCAAGCGGCTCGAAGGAGAGTAA